One Benincasa hispida cultivar B227 chromosome 5, ASM972705v1, whole genome shotgun sequence genomic window carries:
- the LOC120078037 gene encoding 11S globulin seed storage protein 2-like, whose product MAMKVVLAILLCFVACESLVNARESERRQYRFSTEAQLCKLDRIRVRPPSRRIESEGGITELWDEADEEFQCAGVGAIRNLIRPNSLSLPKFHNAPMLVYIEQGEGFLGMNYPGCAETYESQSPQSSRRSTRRMGRRIGAGRSGEDQHQKIRRIRRGDIIVIPAGTVQWCYNDGPQDLIAVAFLDLNNDDNQLDLRIRGSFLAGGVPSEARREIRGSKSDDLVNIFNGFDQELLAEAYNIPTELARRMQEERSSGLIVKCDEEMSFLTPELEEEELSESPFSRRGEENGIEETICTARVVHNMNTQREADLFSREAGRVNILNQLKLPILRFLGMSAEKGHLFSNAQHNLHWSMTDHRLVYVIDGEAEIQISDDYGNQVFNERVSRGNMFVIPQFYPALARAGQEGFEWVTFKTSNQPMKSPVVGYTSFFRALPLQLLEQAFQITTAEAQQLKQTRRQHTFLFPPSSSSTFRSRRPA is encoded by the exons ATGGCTATGAAAGTTGTACTGGCGATTCTACTATGTTTCGTTGCTTGCGAGTCTCTCGTGAATGCTCGGGAGTCTGAGAGGCGCCAGTACCGGTTCTCGACAGAAGCTCAGCTGTGCAAGCTGGACAGGATTAGGGTTAGGCCGCCGTCGCGTCGGATTGAGTCGGAGGGAGGCATCACTGAGCTTTGGGATGAGGCTGACGAAGAGTTTCAATGTGCTGGAGTTGGTGCTATTAGAAACCTCATAAGGCCCAACTCTCTCTCGTTGCCTAAATTCCACAATGCCCCTATGCTCGTTTACATCGAGCAAG GTGAAGGGTTTTTGGGCATGAACTACCCAGGGTGTGCAGAGACATACGAGTCACAGTCACCCCAATCTTCAAGAAGGTCTACCAGGCGCATGGGGCGACGAATTGGCGCCGGCAGATCAGGAGAAGACCAACACCAAAAGATTCGTAGAATTCGACGTGGTGACATAATCGTCATTCCTGCCGGCACCGTCCAATGGTGCTACAACGACGGTCCCCAAGACCTCATTGCCGTTGCCTTCTTGGATCTCAACAACGACGACAACCAACTCGACCTCCGCATCAGG GGATCTTTCTTGGCTGGTGGGGTTCCAAGTGAAGCAAGGAGAGAAATAAGAGGATCAAAATCAGATGATCTTGTGAACATCTTCAATGGGTTCGATCAGGAGCTTCTTGCAGAGGCATACAACATTCCAACAGAGTTAGCAAGGAGAATGCAAGAAGAAAGGAGCAGCGGATTGATCGTGAAGTGCGACGAAGAAATGTCGTTTTTGACTCCAGAGTTAGAGGAGGAAGAATTGAGTGAATCGCCATTTTCAAGAAGGGGAGAGGAAAATGGGATCGAAGAAACCATCTGCACTGCTAGAGTTGTGCACAACATGAACACCCAAAGAGAAGCTGATCTATTCTCTAGAGAAGCTGGTAGAGTTAACATTTTGAACCAACTCAAGCTCCCTATTCTAAGATTCCTCGGCATGAGTGCTGAGAAAGGCCATCTTTTTTCG AATGCTCAACACAACTTGCACTGGTCGATGACAGACCACAGACTGGTGTATGTGATAGATGGAGAGGCCGAAATTCAAATATCCGACGACTATGGCAACCAAGTGTTCAATGAGAGAGTATCAAGAGGAAACATGTTTGTAATTCCTCAATTCTACCCTGCATTAGCTAGAGCTGGCCAAGAAGGGTTCGAATGGGTAACTTTCAAGACTTCAAATCAGCCAATGAAGAGCCCTGTGGTTGGCTACACATCCTTCTTCAGAGCCTTACCACTCCAACTCTTAGAACAAGCATTCCAAATCACAACAGCTGAGGCTCAGCAACTCAAGCAAACAAGAAGGCAACACACTTTCCTCTTCCCACCTTCTAGCAGCAGCACCTTCCGCAGCCGTAGGCCAGCTTGA